The following is a genomic window from Pseudomonas purpurea.
GCAGGCATGCGGCTTGATTCCGGTGTTGTGTGTAGGGGAAACCCTGGAGCAACGCGAAGCCGGGAAAACGATTGAGGTTGTCGGGCGTCAGCTGGGCAGTATCATCGAAGAGCTGGGTGTTGGTGCATTTGCAAAGGCAGTAATTGCTTACGAGCCGGTCTGGGCTATTGGTACCGGGCTGACTGCTTCGCCGCAACAAGCGCAGGATGTGCATGCAGCCATTCGCGCGCAGTTGGCGGCAGAGAATTCTGAAATCGCACGAGGTGTGCGGCTTCTATACGGCGGCAGCGTGAAGGCGGCCAATGCGGTCGAACTGTTCGGCATGCCGGATATCGATGGGGGGCTCATTGGTGGGGCTTCCCTGAATGCAGATGAGTTCGGTGCGATTTGTCGCGCCGCGGGAAACTGAAAAAATGCTGGAAACAGTCGTAGTCGTTTTTCATCTGCTGGGTGCATTGGGCGTAGTTGCTCTCGTATTGCTGCAGCAGGGTAAAGGTGCGGACGCTGGCGCGTCTTTCGGAGCAGGTGCTTCAAATACTGTGTTCGGAAGCCAAGGTTCCTCTACCTTTCTTAGTAAGTTTACTGCTATACTTGCCGCAGGTTTTTTCATAACCAGCTTAGGGTTAGGTTACTTTGCTAAAGAGAAGGCTCATGAGCTGACTCAAGTAGGTTTGCCAAATCCAGCGGTGTTGGAAGTTCCAAAGCAAAAGCCGGCTTCTGATGATGTACCGGTGCTTCAAGAGCAAAAGTCGGCAACCAATGCGACTGACGTGCCTCCAGCTCAAGAGCAAAAGTAAGAAGGGTTTCAAACGTAGTATTGCCGAGGTGGTGGAATTGGTAGACACGCAACCTTGAGGTGGTTGTGCCCATAGGGTGTAGGGGTTCGAGTCCCCTTCTCGGTACCAATTATCAGGAGAGCCCGCTGTTGCGGGCTTTCTTGTAGGTGGAAGGTTACATTGACCCTGTCAGGGATCGGTCGTATACTTCCGCCCCAGCTTTGTCGCGGGGTGGAGCAGTCTGGTAGCTCGTCGGGCTCATAACCCGAAGGTCGTCGGTTCAAATCCGGCCCCCGCAACCAGTTTCAGGAGCCCCTTTTAAGGGGCTTTTTGTTAGCTGGACACTTTATAACGCCGCTGTTCGACGGCGTTTCAGGGATGGGCGTTTCGCCCATTTTTTTATTCTGCACAGCATGCACATACATGCACTAGGGGGTTCAGGTGTCGAGCAAGCTAGAACAGTTGCAGGCCTTGCTGGCCCCGGTGGTCGTGGCCCTTGGCTATGAATGCTGGGGTATTGAGTTTTCGGCTCAAGGTCGCCACTCAATGTTGCGCGTTTATATCGATAAAGAAGGCGGCGTACTGGTGGATGACTGCGCCATTGTCAGCCGTCAGATCAGCGGTGTTCTGGATGTTGAAGATCCGATCGCTGTTGAATACACCCTTGAAGTTTCCTCGCCTGGCATGGAACGCCCACTGTTCACTATTGAGCAGTTTGCAAAATTTGCCGGTGAACAAGTGAAGATCAAGCTGCGCTCGCCTTTTGAAGGTCGACGCAACTTTCAGGGCCTTCTGCGCGGTGTAGAAGAGCAGGACGTCGTGGTGCAGGTTGAAGACCATGAGTTCCTGTTGCCGATCGATATGATCGACAAGGCCAACATTATTCCCAGTTTTGACTGAGACGCGGATCCCGCGGATCCAATGGCTTGCGAAAGGCGAGGCGTACGATGAGCAAAGAAGTACTGCTGGTTGTTGAGTCGGTATCCAATGAAAAGGGCGTACCGGCAAACGTAATTTTTGAAGCGCTGGAGCTGGCTCTGGCCACTGCTACCAAAAAGCGTTTTGAAGACGAAGTTGATCTGCGTGTGGAAATCAATCGCCACACCGGTGCTTATGAAA
Proteins encoded in this region:
- the rimP gene encoding ribosome maturation factor RimP codes for the protein MSSKLEQLQALLAPVVVALGYECWGIEFSAQGRHSMLRVYIDKEGGVLVDDCAIVSRQISGVLDVEDPIAVEYTLEVSSPGMERPLFTIEQFAKFAGEQVKIKLRSPFEGRRNFQGLLRGVEEQDVVVQVEDHEFLLPIDMIDKANIIPSFD
- the tpiA gene encoding triose-phosphate isomerase, yielding MRRPMVAGNWKMHGTRASVAELINGLRHLALPSGVDVAVFPPCLHINQVIDGLKGKSISVGAQNSAVESMQGALTGEIAPSQLVDAGCSLVLVGHSERRLIMGERDGVLNRKFAAAQACGLIPVLCVGETLEQREAGKTIEVVGRQLGSIIEELGVGAFAKAVIAYEPVWAIGTGLTASPQQAQDVHAAIRAQLAAENSEIARGVRLLYGGSVKAANAVELFGMPDIDGGLIGGASLNADEFGAICRAAGN
- the secG gene encoding preprotein translocase subunit SecG; translation: MLETVVVVFHLLGALGVVALVLLQQGKGADAGASFGAGASNTVFGSQGSSTFLSKFTAILAAGFFITSLGLGYFAKEKAHELTQVGLPNPAVLEVPKQKPASDDVPVLQEQKSATNATDVPPAQEQK